A genomic region of Bacteroidota bacterium contains the following coding sequences:
- a CDS encoding HNH endonuclease, with the protein MLRFYYNEQWKEFKLEYDSQLRYAISDFGRIISFVDEIENGRLLKGSITVGYNVFKYKIFKKKKIINKLQYVHRLVALNFLPEPEKDQVYVLHKDYKKEKNHVDNLKWATKQELVEHNKKNPAVIEAIKKLTEFNKQRDGHKLTAAKVQFIKMKIFDPNRKTRLKMIAKQFGISEMQLYRIKTGENWGHVKIKEE; encoded by the coding sequence ATGTTGCGGTTTTATTACAATGAACAATGGAAAGAATTTAAACTTGAATACGATTCCCAACTTCGATATGCAATTTCTGATTTCGGACGTATCATTAGTTTTGTTGATGAAATTGAAAATGGCAGACTATTAAAAGGCAGTATTACCGTTGGGTATAATGTATTTAAATATAAGATATTCAAAAAAAAGAAAATCATCAACAAGCTTCAATATGTTCACAGACTTGTTGCCCTAAATTTTTTGCCTGAACCGGAAAAGGATCAAGTGTATGTTTTGCATAAGGATTACAAAAAGGAAAAAAATCATGTAGATAATTTAAAATGGGCAACAAAACAGGAGTTGGTTGAGCACAATAAAAAAAACCCGGCAGTGATTGAGGCAATTAAAAAACTAACCGAGTTTAACAAACAGCGTGACGGACATAAGCTAACTGCAGCAAAAGTGCAATTCATTAAAATGAAAATATTTGATCCCAATAGAAAAACACGATTGAAGATGATTGCAAAACAATTTGGAATAAGTGAAATGCAGTTGT